In Limibacter armeniacum, a single window of DNA contains:
- a CDS encoding alkaline phosphatase, protein MNGNNRKLIILLIISAIKLVVGFAWAQSPRIHSHNDYIGKVPFWEAFNSHAGSIEADVILSEGKLMVAHEESSIKPEWTLSNVYLDPIRQAKTLGMLESHNFQLVVEIKTDAKKTLAVLEPELEKYKTLWYTETNPKGIKIVISGNKPPVQDYNQYPDYIFFDYQGLPQENLPLEKIAMCSYDFKNYSEWNGKGRMIEAQKQKVQAIIDEVHALGKPIRFWGSPDKKTAWRAFHAMGVDFINTDIPFLATDYLTKLPRNTYKVAKQHNIYYPTYQADGQGNQVENIILMIGDGNGLTQISAGLAANGNKLNLTQLKNIGLVKTQSFDDFVTDSAAGGSALATGNKTNNRHIGVTPEGNRVENLSEVLAKYGFASGVVTSDEVSGATPSAFYAHQTDRNKTDEINTDLLDCKLDLFIGYGKQAFQDKLDSLETSGFDLVESLKKVGKSKSERVGYFQPESNISESIANSSYLQEATSSALSFLSAKKQPFFLMVEGSNIDLGGHWNSTKVMVEEELNFDRAIGEVMRYVDEHPNTLLIVTADHETSGASLPYANVEKGEVEIDFHSYDHTGTMVPLFAYGAHANLFCGVYENTAVFKKIISLVEKYHQPK, encoded by the coding sequence ATGAATGGCAATAACAGAAAATTGATCATCCTGCTAATTATCAGTGCAATAAAACTGGTGGTTGGCTTTGCTTGGGCGCAATCACCTCGAATTCATTCACATAATGATTATATTGGAAAAGTACCTTTTTGGGAAGCATTCAATAGCCATGCAGGTTCTATTGAAGCAGACGTAATCCTTTCAGAAGGTAAGTTGATGGTCGCTCATGAAGAAAGTTCAATCAAACCTGAGTGGACTTTAAGTAATGTTTACCTTGACCCTATCCGACAGGCAAAAACATTGGGAATGCTGGAGTCTCATAATTTCCAGTTGGTTGTTGAAATCAAGACCGATGCAAAAAAAACGTTGGCAGTGCTAGAGCCGGAACTGGAGAAGTATAAGACACTATGGTATACTGAAACTAACCCCAAGGGTATCAAGATTGTAATATCCGGAAACAAGCCACCTGTTCAGGACTACAATCAGTATCCTGACTATATCTTCTTTGACTACCAAGGGTTACCTCAGGAAAACCTGCCGCTGGAGAAAATTGCCATGTGCAGTTATGACTTCAAAAACTACTCTGAGTGGAACGGAAAAGGACGCATGATTGAAGCCCAGAAGCAAAAGGTACAAGCCATCATTGATGAGGTACACGCCTTGGGTAAACCTATCCGTTTTTGGGGAAGTCCAGACAAAAAAACGGCATGGAGAGCGTTTCATGCTATGGGAGTGGATTTCATCAATACTGATATACCATTCTTGGCCACTGATTACCTGACAAAATTACCTAGAAACACTTACAAGGTAGCTAAGCAACACAATATTTACTATCCGACCTATCAGGCAGATGGTCAGGGAAATCAGGTGGAGAACATTATTCTGATGATTGGAGACGGGAATGGTCTGACACAGATATCAGCCGGATTGGCTGCCAATGGGAATAAACTGAACCTGACTCAGCTGAAAAATATCGGATTGGTCAAGACACAATCATTTGATGACTTTGTCACTGACTCTGCTGCTGGTGGTTCAGCTTTGGCGACAGGAAACAAGACCAATAACAGGCATATTGGGGTGACACCTGAAGGGAATAGGGTAGAAAACTTATCGGAAGTATTGGCAAAATATGGCTTTGCAAGCGGTGTCGTGACCTCGGATGAGGTTTCTGGAGCAACACCATCAGCATTTTATGCTCACCAGACTGACAGAAACAAAACGGATGAGATCAATACTGATTTGTTGGATTGTAAACTGGATCTCTTTATAGGATATGGTAAGCAAGCCTTTCAGGATAAGTTGGATTCATTGGAAACAAGTGGATTTGATCTTGTGGAAAGCCTGAAAAAAGTAGGAAAAAGCAAAAGTGAAAGAGTGGGATACTTTCAGCCAGAATCAAATATCTCGGAAAGCATAGCCAACAGTTCTTACCTGCAAGAAGCAACCTCATCTGCATTATCATTTCTTTCTGCAAAGAAACAACCTTTTTTCCTGATGGTGGAAGGTTCAAATATCGATTTGGGTGGACACTGGAACAGTACAAAAGTGATGGTTGAGGAAGAACTCAATTTTGACAGGGCAATTGGTGAGGTTATGCGATATGTGGACGAACACCCAAATACGCTTTTGATTGTAACTGCAGACCATGAGACCAGTGGAGCGAGTTTGCCTTATGCCAATGTAGAGAAAGGAGAAGTGGAAATCGACTTTCATAGCTATGACCATACCGGTACGATGGTGCCCCTGTTTGCTTATGGCGCACATGCAAACCTGTTCTGTGGTGTATATGAAAACACTGCCGTATTTAAGAAGATTATTAGCTTAGTTGAAAAATATCACCAACCCAAATAA
- a CDS encoding sulfatase-like hydrolase/transferase has translation MKKIGFLLLLILCSPILKAQQTENVFVITLDGLRWQELFGGADSLLVNDPDYVDKPEELTKRFWRQDPLERREILMPFFWNELAKNGQLYGNRQYGNKVNCSNTKWFSYPGYHEILCGFADDEHVNSNNKINNPNQTVLEYLNNQKAYSGKVAAFGSWDVFPFIINKERSGIPVNAGFDTAKGKNLTEREKLLNELQSEIRGPWSGVRLDPFTHHYALEYIKKNKPKVVLIAYGETDDFAHDGEYDQYLYAAYQTDQYIKALWDYVQSDKQYKDKTTFVITTDHGRGSYPKEQWKHHGHEQKGSDQIWFAVIGPDTPALGEVKEESQYYQKQIAKTVAAFLGENYTNEKFETGTVVRDMISNQASK, from the coding sequence ATGAAAAAGATTGGCTTTCTTTTATTACTTATACTTTGTTCTCCAATACTGAAGGCTCAACAGACTGAAAATGTTTTTGTCATTACCTTGGATGGTCTTCGTTGGCAAGAACTGTTCGGTGGAGCAGATTCCTTGTTGGTAAATGATCCAGACTATGTGGATAAACCGGAAGAACTGACCAAGAGATTCTGGCGTCAAGACCCATTGGAAAGGCGTGAAATCCTGATGCCATTTTTCTGGAATGAGTTAGCCAAAAACGGGCAACTCTATGGCAACCGCCAATATGGAAACAAGGTTAATTGCTCCAACACAAAGTGGTTTTCTTACCCTGGATATCACGAGATACTTTGTGGTTTCGCTGATGATGAGCATGTGAACAGCAACAACAAGATCAACAATCCTAACCAGACAGTGTTGGAGTATCTGAATAACCAAAAGGCATATTCAGGTAAAGTGGCAGCTTTTGGCTCTTGGGATGTATTCCCCTTTATCATCAATAAAGAAAGAAGTGGCATACCAGTCAATGCAGGATTTGACACTGCCAAAGGCAAAAATCTCACTGAACGTGAAAAGCTGCTAAATGAACTGCAAAGTGAAATCAGAGGGCCTTGGTCAGGTGTTCGATTGGATCCTTTCACACATCATTATGCCTTGGAGTATATCAAAAAGAATAAACCCAAGGTGGTATTGATTGCCTATGGTGAAACGGATGACTTCGCACATGATGGAGAATATGACCAGTACTTGTATGCAGCTTACCAGACAGACCAATACATCAAAGCGTTGTGGGATTATGTGCAGTCTGATAAGCAATACAAAGACAAAACGACTTTTGTCATTACGACAGATCATGGCAGGGGCTCATACCCTAAAGAACAATGGAAACACCACGGTCATGAACAGAAAGGTTCTGACCAAATCTGGTTTGCTGTGATTGGTCCTGATACGCCTGCTTTGGGTGAAGTAAAAGAAGAAAGCCAATATTACCAAAAGCAGATAGCCAAAACTGTAGCTGCATTTTTAGGGGAGAATTATACAAATGAGAAGTTTGAAACTGGTACTGTCGTAAGGGATATGATCAGTAACCAAGCCTCAAAATAA